The Corynebacterium camporealensis genome contains a region encoding:
- the galK gene encoding galactokinase, producing the protein MCKWATTRSDDKLADDATQLFQEHFGAEPQGVWAAPGRVNLIGEHIDYAGGISIPFALEQNTAVAASTRTDNMLHIVSVYDGDTVSTTVALDDITPGHPNDWSGYVAGSIWAAQQAGILDCQGMNLAIVSDVPLGAGLSSSAALECATAIAAFELDHHRHPSTNERKQLVDACIRAENDVVGASTGGLDQNASLFGSQAHALVVDFQTNEVREVPFDLEGHDMALLIANTNAPHVLNDGQYASRRGVIDKVQHAHHKTIRELDNAENYGETPLERQRIRHVVEETARTIDAAKALDNEDFATFKELMKDSHISLRDLYEVTTAELDSAFDAAGQLGARMTGGGFGGAVIALVNNQDVDTVAHNIAHAAQDHGFPEPTFLLARPGQGARRLR; encoded by the coding sequence ATGTGTAAGTGGGCTACTACCCGCAGTGACGACAAACTCGCTGACGATGCCACACAGCTCTTCCAGGAGCACTTCGGGGCTGAACCACAAGGCGTCTGGGCCGCACCAGGACGCGTAAACCTCATCGGCGAACACATTGACTACGCCGGTGGTATTTCCATCCCCTTTGCCCTGGAACAAAACACCGCCGTGGCTGCCAGCACCCGCACTGACAACATGCTCCACATCGTCTCTGTCTACGACGGCGATACCGTCAGCACAACTGTTGCTCTCGACGACATCACACCCGGTCACCCCAACGACTGGTCTGGTTACGTCGCCGGTTCCATTTGGGCCGCACAACAAGCCGGCATCCTGGACTGCCAGGGCATGAACCTGGCTATCGTCTCCGACGTTCCCCTGGGCGCCGGCCTGTCCTCCTCGGCCGCATTAGAGTGCGCCACCGCCATTGCCGCCTTCGAACTCGACCACCATCGTCACCCCAGCACCAACGAACGCAAGCAACTTGTCGATGCCTGCATCCGCGCCGAAAACGACGTCGTCGGTGCCTCGACCGGTGGCCTGGACCAAAATGCCAGCCTCTTTGGCAGCCAAGCCCACGCTCTCGTCGTGGACTTCCAAACCAACGAAGTCCGCGAAGTCCCCTTCGACCTCGAAGGCCACGACATGGCACTACTGATTGCCAACACCAATGCCCCGCACGTCCTCAACGACGGCCAGTATGCCTCCCGCCGCGGTGTCATCGACAAAGTCCAGCACGCACACCATAAAACAATCCGCGAGCTCGACAACGCCGAAAACTACGGTGAGACCCCATTAGAAAGGCAACGCATCCGCCACGTCGTGGAAGAAACCGCACGCACCATCGATGCAGCCAAAGCCCTCGACAACGAGGATTTCGCGACCTTCAAAGAACTGATGAAGGACAGCCACATCTCCTTGCGGGACCTCTACGAAGTCACGACTGCCGAGTTAGATAGCGCCTTCGATGCCGCAGGCCAACTTGGCGCCCGCATGACCGGCGGCGGCTTTGGTGGCGCAGTAATCGCCCTAGTAAACAACCAGGATGTCGACACCGTCGCCCACAACA